One Natrinema longum genomic window carries:
- a CDS encoding winged helix-turn-helix transcriptional regulator: MSSPQTKPREQHDTACPVIASLEQIGSQWRLAVLHELLDGEQRFNELKRSTGANARTLSRVLDDLGEMGFVDRRIEEDAPVATYYSLTDKGESLDRVFDEIECWAGSWLEDGALED, from the coding sequence ATGTCATCCCCACAGACGAAACCCCGCGAGCAACACGACACGGCCTGTCCCGTCATCGCCTCCCTCGAGCAGATCGGCTCCCAGTGGCGGCTGGCGGTCCTCCACGAGTTACTCGACGGCGAACAGCGCTTCAACGAACTCAAGCGATCGACGGGCGCGAACGCTCGAACCCTCTCACGGGTCCTCGACGACCTCGGCGAGATGGGGTTCGTCGACCGGCGTATCGAGGAAGACGCTCCCGTCGCCACCTACTACAGTCTCACCGACAAGGGCGAATCGCTGGATCGGGTCTTCGACGAAATCGAATGCTGGGCGGGTTCCTGGCTCGAGGACGGCGCACTCGAGGACTGA
- a CDS encoding DMT family transporter encodes MSRYRNFVLFLTLATLWGSAFVAISAGLSYIPPVLFAALRYDIAGLLMLGYAVGTVDDWRPRGRTEWTQVLVGAVLLIAAYHAFLFVGQQHTTAAAAAILVSLSPVLSTGFARLLVPSDAPSSVGVVGVLAGLVGVAVIVQPDPSNLLATDAVAKGLVFCAAAAFALGSVLTRRLDASLPIETMEAWSMLGGALLLHLVSIAIGEPVAPAAWAHPVAIGALAYLSIGASAVAFLIYFDLLERLGAVEINMVSYVAPIVTAVVGWLYLEEVVDTTTLAGFVLIAAGFLLVKRRAIRQEFGTVRSRHSSE; translated from the coding sequence GTGAGCCGGTATCGAAACTTCGTCCTGTTCCTGACGCTCGCAACGCTGTGGGGGTCGGCGTTCGTCGCGATCAGTGCGGGACTCTCGTATATCCCGCCGGTCCTGTTCGCAGCGCTGCGCTACGACATCGCCGGACTACTGATGCTCGGCTACGCGGTCGGGACCGTCGACGACTGGCGGCCCCGCGGCCGGACCGAGTGGACACAGGTCCTCGTCGGTGCGGTCCTCTTAATCGCGGCCTACCACGCGTTCCTGTTCGTCGGCCAACAGCACACGACGGCGGCCGCAGCCGCGATTCTGGTGAGCCTCTCGCCGGTCTTGAGCACCGGGTTCGCCCGGCTACTCGTTCCCTCCGATGCGCCCTCATCAGTCGGCGTCGTCGGCGTCCTCGCTGGTCTCGTCGGCGTCGCCGTCATCGTCCAGCCCGATCCGTCGAACCTGTTGGCGACCGACGCCGTCGCGAAGGGACTCGTCTTCTGTGCGGCGGCCGCGTTCGCGCTGGGTAGCGTTCTCACGCGCCGGCTCGACGCCTCGCTCCCGATCGAGACGATGGAGGCGTGGTCGATGCTCGGCGGCGCACTCCTGTTGCACCTCGTGAGTATCGCGATCGGGGAACCCGTCGCCCCGGCGGCGTGGGCCCACCCCGTGGCGATCGGTGCGCTCGCCTACCTGTCGATCGGCGCGAGTGCGGTCGCCTTTCTCATCTACTTCGACCTGCTCGAGCGATTGGGTGCCGTCGAAATCAACATGGTCTCGTACGTCGCCCCGATCGTCACCGCGGTGGTCGGCTGGCTCTACCTCGAGGAGGTCGTCGACACCACGACGCTGGCCGGGTTCGTGCTCATCGCGGCCGGCTTTCTCCTCGTCAAGCGGCGTGCGATCCGCCAGGAGTTCGGGACGGTTCGGTCGCGTCACTCGAGCGAGTGA